In one window of Macrobrachium rosenbergii isolate ZJJX-2024 chromosome 27, ASM4041242v1, whole genome shotgun sequence DNA:
- the LOC136853239 gene encoding uncharacterized protein: MVPYHAKISSTDNTFSGSLRKGNAPPDDKQGEFPQLPAEGKDETNVKGNELHKDNVENATVEESGDNQGNQTTDIVTEGKDRDEEPNTMEKQVLDCTTEEIVKDNSQNDSEKEKDGDDSIKLGEGTTKRNAGNDLGKETKEDLVSVEYLDCMREENVYGKLERGVIDGRPNYEDERDLFEDSLEYEQDDDDEGTPGTRCPALSSKDRVRSLVEAYRSDATARERKNKETHSSHRSDRISVSGDGPTSRSLLKNESTKKCSDSTKPNGGEKKEKEKSKEDSKKPSRGEKMKKEKSGGDSVKAKKKNGEGSKKPSRGEKKKKGEDGMN; encoded by the exons atggtgccttatcatgcaaaaatttcttcaacagataacacattttcaggatctttgaggaaaggaaatgctccACCG GATGATAAACAAGGAGAGTTCCCTCAGCTGCCTGCGGAAGGAAAGGATGAAACCAacgtaaaaggaaatgaattgcATAAAGACAATGTAGAAAATGCAACAGTTGAGGAAAGCGGAGATAACCAAGGAAATCAGACTACAGATATAGTAACCGAAGGAAAGGACAGGGATGAGGAACCTAATACAATGGAAAAACAGGTATTAGATTGCACAACAGAAGAAATTGTTAAGGATAATTCACAAAATGATTCTGAGAAAGAAAAGGATGGAGACGACTCGATAAAACTTGGGGAAGGCACGACAAAAAGGAATGCTGGAAATGATCtagggaaagaaacgaaggaagatCTTGTCTCAGTAGAATATTTGGACTGCATGagggaagaaaatgtttatgGCAAACTGGAGAGAGGGGTAATCGATGGTCGGCCAAATTATGAGGACGAAAGGGATCTTTTTGAGGACAGTCTTGAATATGAGcaggatgatgacgatgaaggcACGCCAGGAACTAGG TGTCCTGCACTCTCATCTAAAGACAGGGTTCGGTCCCtg gtaGAAGCCTATCGCTCCGACGCCACCGctcgagaaagaaagaacaaggagACTCACTCCAGTCACCGGTCAGACCGCATCTCTGTCTCAGGTGACGGCCCAACTTCACGATC ATTGCTGAAAAATGAAAGTACAAAGAAGTGCAGTGACAGCACGAAGCCGAACggaggagagaagaaggagaaagagaagagcaaagaagatagcaagaagccgagcagaggagagaagatgaagaaagagaagagtggaGGAGACAGCgtgaaagcaaagaagaagaatggagaaggcagcaagaagccgagcagaggagagaagaagaagaaaggggaagacggcatgaactag